The sequence CTCCCTCTTCGTCGCGACGGCGGAGCTGCCCCGCCTGGAGGCGGTGGACATCAACGGGGACGGGCTGAGCGATCTCGTGCTGGTGCGGGGGGACACGATCACCTACTTCCTCCAGAAGGAACCGGGGGTGTTCCCGTCGCAGCGGCCGTACCGGATTTCCTACGCGGTGCCGACGCTCCGGGACGAGCCGCGCAAGGACAGCGTGAACCTTTCGCTCATCCGGTTCGTGGACATCGACCGGGACGGGATGGCGGACCTCGTGGTCACGAAGATTCAGGGGACGCTGGGGCTCTGGGAGAGCATCCGCACGAGCATTTATCTGCATCTCGGGACGGGGAAGGGGAACTTCCTTCCGGACCGCCGGATCGCGATCGACGGCGTCTCGATCGATCCGGAGTTCGTGGACATGGACCTGGACGGCAAGCTCGACTGCGTGACGTCGCGGCTGCGGACGGACCTCATGAAGAAGGCGGTGGAGGCGTTCGTCCTGGGGGACGTGCCGATCACGTACGAGGTGTTTCAGTTCGATCCCGAGCGGCGCTCGTTTCTGCCGGACCCGGTGTACGAGAAGCAGATCCTGGTCCGCCGCGCCGATCTCGACAAGACGGGGGCCGGGGCGGTGCCGCTGGTGTTCGTGCGCGGGGACTTGTCGGGGGACGGCCGGCCGGACATGGTGGCGGTGGATCCGAAGACGGCGGAGCTTCGGATCCATCCGGGGGTGGTGCGGGAGACTCCGGCCGGCCGGCGGATCGGATTCGACGGGACGGCTCACTGGACGATCAGCCTGGAACGCGCGCCGAAGTCGCTTCACGTCCTGGACGTCAACAGCGACGGCCTGAACGACATTCTGCTGTACCACGCGGGGGCGCTGGGGCTGGTTCTTTCGCGCCGGCGCTGAGAGAAAGGCCCCCCGGTCTTGGCCGCGGGGAACGACCGGAAACGGGGCTCGACGGGGTGGCGACGCCCGGGGCTACCGCTCTTCGGCGTCCTGCTCCCCCTCCTCTTCAGGGCCGGCGTCCGGGGATCCGCCCATGCCCGGCCCGGGCGTGACCTCTTCGAGGACCGACTCCTCCACGTAGATCGGCGCGCGCATCTGGACGGCCAGCGCGATCGCGTCGCTGGGGCGCGAATCGATCTCGACCGTCTTGCCGTTTCGCCGGAGGATGAGCTTGGCGTAGAAGGTGCGGTCCCGAAGTTCCGTGACCACGATGCGTTCGAGCTTGGAATCCAGTCCGTGGATGACGTTTTCGAGAAGGTCGTGGGTCATGGGGCGGGGGGTCTTCTTGCCTTTGAGGTTCCGATCGATGGCCACGGCCTCCCAGATTCCGATGACGATGGGAAAGGCGCGCTCTCCGTTGACCTCCTTGAGGACGATGACCTGTTCGTCGCTGGTTTCGCTGATGATGATGCGGGCCAGTTCCATCGGCACCACGGCGGCGTCCTCGCGAAAGCGGATTGACATCATTATAGCGTCCCGTCTTCTCCCGTACAGGCCCAATTTCTCCGCCGGCCGCGAACCCCGGCGGCGCCCGCGACGGTCTAAGGTGAGAGGATATTCCGGATGCGGTGTTCTCTCGGGAGGAGCCTGGCCGATGCGATGGTTGCTGGCGGCGGCGTGCTGGGGGACCGTGGGGGCGGCGACCGGGAGCGTCCAGGAACCGGCCCGCACGGATCCTTCGAAGGACGAGCTGGCCGTGGTCGGAATGCTGGCCTTGGGGATGTTCGAGGAGGCGCGCCGGGAAAACCGCGTTCCTCCGGACGTATGGGGGGCGGCGGCGGAGGCCGCAGGCGCCTTCCAGGCCGGGGACGCGGCGCGGGCGTATCGATCCGCCCTTCGCGCGGTTCACCGGCTCCGGGGGCTTCGGGTGGACGAAGCGATCGACGAAGCGATCGACCTTAACGTCGTGCTCGACCGGGCGCTGGCGGAACCGGGGGAATCCGTGCGGGTCCGTCCGGAAGGGCCGAAGATCGCCGCGACGAGCCTCGAGGTGACGCTTCTGGACGGGGCGGGCCGTGTGCTCAAGCCTCTGGGGGAACTCGGCGGGGAAGGGGCCCCGCGCCCTCGGGAACTTGCGATTCCCTGCCGTGCCCTGAAGGCGGGACTCTTCGAGGCGGCTTATCGCCTGAAGGCTCGCGACGGACGGATTCTCGCGGAGGGGCGCCGGCGGTTCCGCATCGTTCCGGGCATTGCCGAGAGGATCGGTCGGCTGCGGAAGCTCGTGGACAGGATGTCCGCTGATCCCCGGGTGTCGGCGGACGTCCGGCGGCGGACGGCGATCGAGAGCGTGACCTGGAAACTCGAGGTTCTGGAGCGCGCCCGGCGGGAGTTCGTCGGGACGCTCGTTCAATCCCTGCGGCCGATGACCGCGCTTCTGGTCCGTTGGGCGGGACAGGGAGATGTCGATTGGGAAACGGATCCGGTCGATCCCGAGCGGGATATGCCGGATCTGGAGGCGATGGCGAAGGCCCTGGAGGCGGGAAAGGATCCCCTGGCCGGGCGCGCGGGGGATTTGCGTCTGGCGTATCGGTCGCCGGTGGACGGAACGCTCCAGCCGTTTCGGGTTTTCGTTCCGTCGGGAGGCGTGTCCGGCTCTCCGCGTCCGGCCGTGGTGGCGCTTCACGGCGCCGGATGCGACGAGAACACGTATTTCGACCGGTATCCCGAGCCGCGCGGCGGGGGAAATCTTTTCAAGAAACTGGGTCAGGAGCGGGGATACGTGCTGGTTTGTCCCCGGGGGCGCGGGCCGATGGCGGGATACGAAGGAAACGGGGGAAGGGACGTCCTCGACGTCGTCGAGCGCGTGAAGCTTCTTTGGGGAGCGGCTTCGGAGCCGGTGTTCTTGACCGGACACTCGATGGGGGCGCACGGAACCTGGATCCTGGGGACGCGTCATCCGGATCTCTTCGCGGCGGCGGCGCCCGTGGCGGGGATTCCGCCGGATCCTTCGGCGGTGCCGCTGGAACGGGCGGTTTCGCTGCCGGTGCTCTTCGTCGCGGCCGCGCGGGATCGGGGGGTGCCTGTCGAACGAGCCCGAGAGTGGGCCCGCCGGGCCCAGCGGGTCCTGAAACGGCTGCGTTACGTCGAGTACCCGGACGACGACCACTATTCCATCGGCGTCAACTCCCTGCCGGCCGTTTTCGATTTTTTCGACGTGTGCCGGAAGCCGGGGAAGTAGCGGGTGGGTCTTTTTTGCGCGACGCGGCCATTGACGCCTCATGCTCCGGAGGGCTAGAATTTCCTGACGCATGTCCAACTACGAAACGGTCTTCCTGGCGATCGCCTCCAAGAACCGTTTCCTGACGCACGAAGACGCCGCCCAGTGCCTGGCCGAGTTCCGCGGGCAGGCGGAAGGGGCCCGACGGACGATCGAGGAAATCGTCTCGGAGCGGGGTCTTCTGACGGCCGAGCAGATCCGGATCCTGGGGGAGGCCGCCCGCAAGGTGACGACGCGCCGGACGGCGGCGGCGTCTCCGCCGCCCGCCTCCGCGGCGCCCCGGGATCCGCAGGAGCCGATTCCCGGCATCCGGATCACGGGCAAGCTCGGGGTCGGCGGAACCGCCACCGTTTTCCTGGCCGAGGAAGCGGCGGCCCGCCGCTCCGTGGCCCTGAAGGTCCTTCACCCCTCGCTCGCCCGGGATGAAAAGGCCGCGCGGCGTTTCCGGCGCGAGGCGGAGCTGCTCGTCGAGTTCGATCATCCCAATCTCGTCAAGGGCTACGCGCAGGGGCTCATGGGGCCGCTGCCGTACCTCGTCATGGAGTTTCTGGAGGGCGAGACGGCGCAGGAGGCGCTGGACCGCGAGAAGAAATTTTCCGAGGCGCGCGCGCTCGAGATCATTTTGGAGGCCGCGCAGGCCATCGATTACATTCAGTCGCGGGGCTACGTCCACCGGGACATCAAGCCCGGCAACATCTTTCTTTGCAAGGACGGCCGCGTGAAGGTTCTGGATCTGGGCTTCGCGCAGCCCATGGGGAGCGGCTCGGGAGGGGAGGAGGAAACCACCAGCGGCACCGTCCAGTACATGAGCCCCGAACAGGCGCGCGGGCAGAACGACCTGGACGTCCGGGCGGATATCTATTCGCTGGGAGCGACGCTGTATCACATGGTCATGGGGGAACTTCCCTTCACGGGCGCCGATTCGCTCGAGGTCATGGCCAAGCAGGTCATGGAGGCCCTCAATTCGAGCGAGATCAAGAACCGCCGTCTCTCCCGGCACATGCATTACTTCATCGAGCGGATGATGTCCAAGGACAAGGACCTGCGGTACGCCACGCCGCGGGAGCTCGTCGACGACATCCGCGAGCAGATCGAAGGCTTCCGTTCCCTCGAGTACCGGCCGGAGGAGCAGGACACCGCGGTGGGACGGTTCATGGGGCAGGATCCCGCGGGCCGTCCGCCGGCGGATCCCCATGCGACCACCCGCCGGCTGGGCCGGGTGACGACCCGCCGGATCTCGAAGCTGGACGAGATCACGCGACGATTCCGCAAGAAGTGACGGCCGGGGCGCCATGGCGGGAGCGGGATCTCAGGACAGCGCGCGCCGGGCCGGCGACACGACCCTCTTCCGGGTCGCGCGCGACGTCGGTTTCAACGCCCGGGTGGAGCCCTTCTGGCGCACGTTCGAACGCCTGAAATCGCGCATGGGATTCTTCGAGCGCCGGAGGGAGCGGCGGCGCCTCGAGCGGATCGTCGCGGGCGTCCGCCGGGGCTTGAAGGAAGCCGGGGCCGATCCCCAGGGGTGGGACGCGCGGGAGGGGGAGTGCGTGTGCAACCTGCGCGTGGCCCGCATGGGGCTCGTCAAGGAGTTCAAGACCTACGTCCGCGGGGCCGCCGAAGGCGCCCAAGCGGGAGACCCCTGGCCGCATCTTTTCGCGCTGCGGGACCGCCCGTGCCTGCTCATCCCCGTGGAATTCGCCCGTCCCCTGTCGGTCTCCCCGGGCGGGGGCGAGGAGCCGTTTCCCGTGGCCAGCTCGCTTCGCGCCCGCGCCGAGCTCGAGGAGATCAACGCGCGGCTGCGGATCGACGAGACCTTCGCGATCCGCAAGATGGTGGACTACCTGGACGCGACGGAGCGGGACATCGCGATCTACGAGTCCCGCTTCGGGACGTCGGAAGGATTCTGGCCGAAGTTCACGTTCGTGCTCCTGCGCAAGCTCTGCGAGGCGAGCGCGGCGCACCGGCTGCCGGTCCTTTTCGCCTGACGCGCTCAGAGGATCAGCATCGCGTCCCCGTAGCTGAAGAAGCGGTAGCGCTCGCGCACCGCCTCCTCGTAGGCGGCCAGGACCAGGTCGCGTCCCGCGAAGGCGCAGACGAGCATGAGCAGCGTGCTTCGGGGCAGGTGGAAGTTGGTCAGGAGCGCCTTGACCGCCTTGAACTCGAAGGGCGGGCGGATGAAGAGGTCCGTCCAGCCGGAGGTGCGGCCCGTCCGCGCCCAGGTTTCCAGGGCCCGGCAGGTGGTGGTGCCCACCGCCGCCACGGGTCCTTCGGGGGGCTCGGGGATCTCGAAGTACTCGGCTTCCATCCGATGATCCTCGATCTCTTCGACCTTGACGGGCTTGAAGGTGCCCACGCCGACGTGCAGGGTGATGCGGCGGGTCCGGAGTTGCGCGAGGATTTCGGGGGTGAAATGAAGCCCCGCGGTGGGCGCGGCGATGGAGCCTTCCTTTGTGGCGAAGACGGTCTGGTAGCGTTCCCAGTCGCGGGGTTCCGCGGCGCGCCGGATGTAGGGGGGAAGCGGCGGGCGTCCCAGCCGGGCGAGGTCCGGCTCTTCGTCGAATTCGAGGACCCAGCGGTCGCCTTCCTTTTCGGCGATCCGCGCCCAGGAGCGCTCCTCCACCCGCAGGCGCTCGCCCGGCCGGAGCTTGCCGCCCGCGTCCAGGAGCGCCGTCCAGCGCCGTTCCCCGAGGCGCCGCACCAGGAGCGCCTCGACCCGTCCTCCCGTCTCGCGCAGGAGGGGCAGGCGGGCGGGGATCACGCGGGTGTCGTTGAGGTAGACGGTTTCGTCCCTGAGGTACGAGACGATGTCGGGGAACGTCCGGTGTTCCCAGCGGCCGGCGGCGCGGTGGAGCACCATGAGCCGGGAAGCGTCCCGGCGGGGCAGGGGCTCCTGGGCGATGAGCTCCGGAGGGAGCGCGTAGGTGAAGTCGGTGACTTTCATTCCGGCCTTTCCCGGGGTATTATAGTGAGGCTCTTTCCGGAGGGAGAATCTTCATGCGCTGGGTGATCGCTTTCGCACTGGCCGCTCAGGCCGCCGCCGGGGATTCCGCCACGATCAACGTGGATTCCAACCTGGAACTCGAGGTCGTCGTGCGGGACGGGAGCGGGGAGACGACCCGTCTGCTTTCCCTGGCGCGCCGGGAGCGCTTCCGGCAGGAGGTGCTCGAGGCGGAAGGGGATCGGCCGCGCGTCGTGCGGGTGAAGGTGCTGGGCTCGACGCTGCAGCGCAGCGGCACCGACCTGCCGCTCGAGGTGAAGCCGACGAAGCTCGCCGACCGCACGTTCGTGGCCACGCGCGGGGCGCAGGGCTGGACCGCCGTGGACGTCGAGGGCGGCGCCGCTCCCCCCGAGGGGATCGCCCTGGGCGCATGGAACGAATGGCGGGCGCTTGTCCCGAAACGGGACTTCAAGGCGGGCGACCAGTGGACGCTCCGGGAGGCGGAGGTCGCGGCGGTTCTTTTCCCGGCGAATCTCCGGGAGGGAAGCGGAACGATCTCCTGCTCCTGCGAATCGCGGGAAGGCAACCGGGCGTCGATTCTTTTCCGCGGGAAGGTGAGCGGCCGGGGCAAGGACGATTCGGCCGTGACGCTCACGATCAACGTGGGGCGCCTGATTCTCGTGGACGGGAAGCCCTCGCTCCTTTCGGTTTCCGGCACGCTGGAGTCCACGCTCGACGTGGTGGACGTGTACCGCAAGCCCAACGAGAACGAGGAGGAGCGCCGGAAGGTGGGCGAGGTCACCGTGCGCAGCCGGAAGCTCGAGGTGACCTTCGAGTTCCAGTAAGGGCGCGCCCCCGTTCAGGCGACCACGCGGAAGGCCGCGGCGGTTTCGACGCCGGCGTTGAGGGGCACCCGTCCCACGCGCCGACCGATCCGGCAGACGAGTTCGTAGGGGATCGTCCCGGCGCGTCGGGCCACCTCTTCGGCCCGGAGTCCCGGTCCGATCAGCGTCACTTCATCTCCCACGCGGATGTCGGGGACGTCCCCCACGTCGAGCATGACGTAGTCCATCGTGACGGTTCCCACGAGGGGCACGCGCCGGCCGCGGACGAGGGCCTCCGCGCGGTTGGAAAGCGCATAGGGGAGGCCGTCGTTGTAGCCGATGGGGCAGGTGGCGATGCGGGTGGCGTGGGGGGTGCGGTGGCGGCCGTCGTAACCGACGGGGGCGCCGGCGGGCACGCCCTTGAGGTAGGCGACCTGGGTTTTCAGCGTGAGCACGGGGTCGAGGCTGAGGCCCAGGCGGGCCAGGGGTCCCGGGTCGATGCCGTAGAGGGCGATGCCGGGGCGGACCATGTCGAAATGGGACTCGGGGCAGGAAAAAAGGCCCACGGAGTTGGCCGCGTGGAGGAGGGGGGGCTCGATGCCGTCGCGGGCCAGTTCGTCGGCCACGGCGCGGAAGAGGTCGAGCTGCTCGCGCGTCACGTCGGGGTCGTGGGCGGAAGCCAGGTGCGTGGAGAGTCCTTCGAGCTGCAGAAGCGGCCGGTCGAGGATGGCGCGGGCGATGTCGAGGGCGCGGCCGGGCGAGGCGCCCAGGCGGGCCATGCCGGTATCGATCTTGAGGTGGACGCGCAGAGGGCGCCCGCGGCGTCGGGTTTCCTCGTCCAGGAGGGGCAGGAGGTCGGCGGAGTGGAGGGTGACGGAGACGTCGTGCTGGACGACCTTGGGGATTTCCTCCTCGACGATGGCGCCGAGGATGAGGATAGGGCCGGCGATGCCGGCCTCGCGGAGCTGGAGGGCTTCGGTGGAATCGCCCACGCCGATCATTTCGCAGCCGGCGTCGAGCGCGGTCCAGGCCACGGGGACGGCGCCGTGGCCGTAGGCGTCGGCCTTGAGGACGGCGAGAATGCGGGTGCGGGGGCCGACGGCGCGGCGGACGGCGGCGACGTTGCGGCGCAGCGCCGCCAGGTCGATTTCGGCCCAGGCCCGGTAGCCCTTCATGGCGTGACGCGCGCGAAGGGTCCGGCCCCGGGCGGCCGGCGGGCCGGCCGTCCGGGGCCTGCGTTCCCCTCTGTTCCGCGCCCTCTCTCCACTCCGGAGGAAAAGGGGAGGAAGGGGACCGGCGGGCGCCTATCGCCCGTTGCCTTTCCCCCTCTCGTCCTGCCCTCCCAATTTTTCGCGCGCCTTGAGCTCCGCCTCCGTGGGCCGGAGGTAAAGCGGCGCCAGGGTCGCCGCGTCGTGGCGCAGGCCGGCGGCGTACCGGCGTCTCCCGAGGAGCGCGATGCGTTCGGGCCGCGGGTCCCAGAGGTCCCGCGGGGCCCGGACCGCGTCGCGGAAGAGCGCGCCGTACGCGTCGAGCGCGTCCCCGAGGACGAAGGCCCCGGGGGGCACGCGCGCGGCGAAGACGGCGGGCTTCTCCGCGAGGTAGTCGGTGACGCGGCGGCCCTCCTCGTAGAGGGCGCCGTAGATCTGGTCCCACTTGGCGTCGAGCGCCGGGACGACGAGGCGGGCGTGTCCGAGCGCCGCGTCGGCCAGGGCGTCGAGGGACGGGACGCCGATGACGGGCCGGCCGAGCGCGAGGGCCAGGCCCTTGGCGGCGGCCAGGCCCACCCGGAGGCCCGTGTAGGATCCGGGGCCCACGTCGCAGGCGACGAGGTCGATGGCCGCGGGCGGAAGGCCCGCTTCCTCGAGGAGCGCCCGGATCGCGGGAGCGATCTCGCGGCCGTGCACCATCCCCTTTTC comes from Planctomycetota bacterium and encodes:
- the queA gene encoding tRNA preQ1(34) S-adenosylmethionine ribosyltransferase-isomerase QueA; translated protein: MKVTDFTYALPPELIAQEPLPRRDASRLMVLHRAAGRWEHRTFPDIVSYLRDETVYLNDTRVIPARLPLLRETGGRVEALLVRRLGERRWTALLDAGGKLRPGERLRVEERSWARIAEKEGDRWVLEFDEEPDLARLGRPPLPPYIRRAAEPRDWERYQTVFATKEGSIAAPTAGLHFTPEILAQLRTRRITLHVGVGTFKPVKVEEIEDHRMEAEYFEIPEPPEGPVAAVGTTTCRALETWARTGRTSGWTDLFIRPPFEFKAVKALLTNFHLPRSTLLMLVCAFAGRDLVLAAYEEAVRERYRFFSYGDAMLIL
- the tsaB gene encoding tRNA (adenosine(37)-N6)-threonylcarbamoyltransferase complex dimerization subunit type 1 TsaB produces the protein MRVLGIESSGTRGGVALLEEERVLGVRLFEKGMVHGREIAPAIRALLEEAGLPPAAIDLVACDVGPGSYTGLRVGLAAAKGLALALGRPVIGVPSLDALADAALGHARLVVPALDAKWDQIYGALYEEGRRVTDYLAEKPAVFAARVPPGAFVLGDALDAYGALFRDAVRAPRDLWDPRPERIALLGRRRYAAGLRHDAATLAPLYLRPTEAELKAREKLGGQDERGKGNGR
- a CDS encoding bifunctional nuclease family protein; amino-acid sequence: MMSIRFREDAAVVPMELARIIISETSDEQVIVLKEVNGERAFPIVIGIWEAVAIDRNLKGKKTPRPMTHDLLENVIHGLDSKLERIVVTELRDRTFYAKLILRRNGKTVEIDSRPSDAIALAVQMRAPIYVEESVLEEVTPGPGMGGSPDAGPEEEGEQDAEER
- a CDS encoding serine/threonine-protein kinase; translation: MSNYETVFLAIASKNRFLTHEDAAQCLAEFRGQAEGARRTIEEIVSERGLLTAEQIRILGEAARKVTTRRTAAASPPPASAAPRDPQEPIPGIRITGKLGVGGTATVFLAEEAAARRSVALKVLHPSLARDEKAARRFRREAELLVEFDHPNLVKGYAQGLMGPLPYLVMEFLEGETAQEALDREKKFSEARALEIILEAAQAIDYIQSRGYVHRDIKPGNIFLCKDGRVKVLDLGFAQPMGSGSGGEEETTSGTVQYMSPEQARGQNDLDVRADIYSLGATLYHMVMGELPFTGADSLEVMAKQVMEALNSSEIKNRRLSRHMHYFIERMMSKDKDLRYATPRELVDDIREQIEGFRSLEYRPEEQDTAVGRFMGQDPAGRPPADPHATTRRLGRVTTRRISKLDEITRRFRKK
- a CDS encoding VCBS repeat-containing protein; the encoded protein is MAPRAAVLILLGATWPAATGEDAPAGIEFRLQYLPVHGRRADTLTYDFDGDGRGDVFNSSVHFDAEPPERWAALHLQREGSYGETPDFLWPLSDRACALVFGDFLPGGGVEVGFIAEDGVYVYPWTPKGPAEVPLKLIHTRTFYRSPSPRQISVWHWVTDLDRDGKHDLVVPVEDGYRVYFQTAPGVFGRVARLEADLAAGAPRALGTARYAERIEVSPSLFVATAELPRLEAVDINGDGLSDLVLVRGDTITYFLQKEPGVFPSQRPYRISYAVPTLRDEPRKDSVNLSLIRFVDIDRDGMADLVVTKIQGTLGLWESIRTSIYLHLGTGKGNFLPDRRIAIDGVSIDPEFVDMDLDGKLDCVTSRLRTDLMKKAVEAFVLGDVPITYEVFQFDPERRSFLPDPVYEKQILVRRADLDKTGAGAVPLVFVRGDLSGDGRPDMVAVDPKTAELRIHPGVVRETPAGRRIGFDGTAHWTISLERAPKSLHVLDVNSDGLNDILLYHAGALGLVLSRRR
- the alr gene encoding alanine racemase, whose protein sequence is MKGYRAWAEIDLAALRRNVAAVRRAVGPRTRILAVLKADAYGHGAVPVAWTALDAGCEMIGVGDSTEALQLREAGIAGPILILGAIVEEEIPKVVQHDVSVTLHSADLLPLLDEETRRRGRPLRVHLKIDTGMARLGASPGRALDIARAILDRPLLQLEGLSTHLASAHDPDVTREQLDLFRAVADELARDGIEPPLLHAANSVGLFSCPESHFDMVRPGIALYGIDPGPLARLGLSLDPVLTLKTQVAYLKGVPAGAPVGYDGRHRTPHATRIATCPIGYNDGLPYALSNRAEALVRGRRVPLVGTVTMDYVMLDVGDVPDIRVGDEVTLIGPGLRAEEVARRAGTIPYELVCRIGRRVGRVPLNAGVETAAAFRVVA